The Glycine soja cultivar W05 chromosome 4, ASM419377v2, whole genome shotgun sequence genomic sequence ACAGCATAGCCTCCATCTCTGTCTCCACTAActgattatttaatttaacttagtaattgaaatgaaaaaaaagatcaaGACATTCTCATTATTTTAACAAACCCAACACATCTTTTTTTCGCACTTTCCATGCATGTTTTTTTAAgatgatattaattattatcttttcatcatttatgtatttatcttcacttaattcttaaatatttaattatcataaaagaaagaaaaaatagtactTAGTGAATCTCATGTTAAAACGTTAAACATGATTTTAGATACGAACAAGAGGATACTAATTACATTATTTAatctgtattatttttttaagtaaacatataaaaagaaatcaagTGTGCAATTGCTTGATTTCTCACctttttctttaaatgtttGTTCTCTTCTTCCAACAGATTCCCCTTATTAGCAGAGATGCACACAAAAGAAACCAACAATCCTCAAAATTTTGAAGTGAGTGCAAATCTAGATTCTAGAAACGCAGAAATCTTGATATTCATTAAAGTAAGCATTATTTAAGATTCATCCAACAAGAATACCTTGTACTTGTACCTATCTAGCCGTTACACTACAAAAAGGAGCATTATActaattatatgtttatttcaTTATCAAATACTAGCTTCATTATCAAACTATATCAATAAACCTTTTTCTGAAGTTCAGAAATCTGACTCATTATTTGCTTTTCCTGAAGGTAAAAGTTGAATTGAGTTAGTATAAACCATGCATCAACAATGCCCCAGAAGAGGTTAATTTGTGTACCTTTATCTCAGTCACGCGATCGAGTCCTATTTCAATTGTTTTCTCAAGTTGCTGCAACTCATTTAGCCCTAGTCCTTGAAGATCATTGTCTTTCAACCAACAGGTcgatcaaaatataaaacacaataGATTTTACTAAATTCATCTATTTATATTCACCTATTTGTATCTTTAATTAACGAAATTAATATACCTTAATTCTTGGGTTCTATCTACAATTTCCTTACTAAATTTGGCGCTATTGCCAGCCTCTAGCTGAAATGAACAAAAGTGCCTAACCAGTTAGTGCAACAAACAACAGCCTAAAATGTTAAAACGTGACTATTTCATTAACTACACCTCTTTCAAATGTaagcaataacataaataagtcaaaatatataaaaacaaataaaaaagttatacattaattaatagtgtattacataatcatccaaTCACAATGCATTTACTgccttttaaattaatttaaacggtaatttgtgattagatgataatgtaaaattattttacattatccgTGTATAAgcattaaattctaaaaaaataattaaagcaaTTATATAAACATATTGAATTTTATACTTTGGGCATCAAGAAGTTCAAGCGGTATAAGCTCTACACAATCATAAGAAACTCATAAATAGAGAAAAGCAAAATATAAGAACTTGGTTTTTTGTACAACCTGCAATTCTAGTGATGGCTTGCCCAATTTGTTGACGCCATGGGAGTGCgtattataaattgtaattATGTCATTTATACTTTACACGACCAAAACAAgaagatatcaagaaaaaaaagttagtcAACAAgtgtcaaattaaataatttttttaatagaaaaagaagCACATTTGCAAGGATTGTGCTATATtcgagaaaaacaaaattatattagttCTTATTAGTCGGAAATTAAAGGATATCCTCAAgccaatataattaaaatgatcaGTATTTTTCATTAAAGTAGTTGTCTACTACGTACTCTACTATGATTTGCAACTTGAAGTTGTTAACTAGGCACAAATTTCCTTATAAATCAAACTAGAAGGAAGCTAAGCCACAATATAGAATATGTTTTTTGAGGATAAAAAAAACACGTGATCAACATGAACAAATATAAGCACATATAAGTTGGCAATGCAAAAAGACTACTTTTACGGGTGAATTAAGCAATTCCAGTGACATCATTCTCACTGGTAATTTTTTGGCTCTATAAACAGGTTGGTTCAGGTGATTAATCAGTGTATATTACATATTATCATTCTTATGCAAATAATCTTTCAGAAGGAGCACGTGAACGATATTAATTCATATGGAAATTCTCTATTTGTAGAGAAACAATTTCTGACAGTTTATTTTTGAGGTAGTTAGGAACTCTTACATATTCCAGCTGACTCGTACGGTTAAAAATCATTCCTGACTTGCATCTTATAGTTTGgaacttaaaaagaaatatcATCTTACTATATGATGATATACGTACCAacaaacaaatttcttaaagacAAACTTCTTCagctaaaaaacatattttaagatttatgggaaataaagtgaaaataaaagcttcttacatttaatataaatattaaagaaaactaTTATGTATAAAGCATATTTAGGaatgaaaaattatgaaataggGAGAAAATTTTCACTTCTGCTGCTGCTTTGTACGTAGTGAGATTAAAACATTCCTgtgagaatataaaaaaaatgtaacaaccCAAAATGTTAAACTGTCTATTGATTTTATCTTCCTTTATCATAGACTCATTTGCTGCTTCACATTCATTTGATTTTGTTCCGTTGTTTTTTCTACCATTTGTGAAAATTGAGccaagataaaagaaatattgaaaGAATGAGAGCTTGCAAGACTTGCTCTTTGTGAGGAGCACGAACATCAATGGAAGAAAAAGGTGAATTTTCTCATTTAGCTGGAAAAGGAAGGATACAAGCTACTAGTACTTATATAGTATATCATAAGCTCAGACATGGACAGATGGAGTAACTAAGGGAAAGAGTAACTAACCACATCACATACAAAAACACTATCACCATTcctttattcacttattttcgCATTGCTTCAACCACCAATTTAAACCACATATCGAATTCCTACCCGTTGAAATTTGGCtaaacactactacaaaaacaaGATTTAACATCGTCAAGTTAGCATCAATTTTGacgaaaaccgatgttacaaAATGTGTGATAGAATTTTCGTAAATAAAATGTCATCATTaatatcagtttttaaaaaatcgatgttgaaatgAGAAGTTTAATATcggttttcaaaaaaccgatgttgtcaatactcatttaacatcagttttttaaaaaacggaTGTTAAGATTCCCATTTcaatattggttttttttaaattgatattaTGCGTACTCggtcaacatcaatttttaaaaaccgatgttaacacattttatttactttttctctctcttttgccATTTCTTTGTTTCTCTTGAAGTCATTAGGTGAGTGAGTGAGTAAGCACCACACTGTCGCCCTAACACTCTCTCTTCTCATCACAAAAGAAAACCCTCTTTCtctgatcatcatcatcaagatGTTGGAACTCCGTCTCATGCAAGGCTCCCTCCTGAAGATGGTTTTGGAGTCCATCAAGGAGCTCATGAACGATGCAAACTTCAACTGCTCCTCCATAGGGTTCTCCCTCCAAGCCATGGACTCCAACCATGTTGCCCTCGTCACGCTCCTCCTTCGATTTGAGGGCTTCGAGCACTACTGCTGCGACCGCAACATCTCCATGTGCTGGTAATGACGATATCATCACCATCAAGGCCGACAATGGTAGCAACACTGTCACTTTCATGTTCAAAATCCCTAGTATGTTCCCCTTTTCTTCAACATTCTTTTCAATTCTTGAGTTTATTTCCAATTTTGATGTTTCAGGGTTTTCTTTTCATATGTGAATGCATTCAAGTCAATAGATTGTTCTAGTTTCACCACAACATTCTTTGACAGCTTTTGCCCCTATGAATTCTGGCGGCCTCATTCCTTTGTGCACTAGTGTAAGTTTCTTATCTAGAAAATCAACAGTGCACGTCTCTTTCACGCATGTCACCATGGAATCGGACAAGTACATTTGCATTAGGGAAATTGCGCCATAGAACAACGTATGAATCCTAACACTAGAATTCTCACGCTTAAAGGTAACCAACCATTCGCACTTTTGATTGATTGCGTTATATGATTCCAATTGATCGTGCTTAAAGGTAATCAATCTCtaatatgtgatttttattcaaTCATGTAATGTAATTCATCCTATATTTTAACATATAGTTATAATAAtagttttgtataaattgtCGGACACTTGATTGGTGGTGCTACTGCTGGACTATTGACATATTATAAGCCTAGAGAAATACCACAATTCTCTTCAACCACTTGTGTCACGTTTGGTCCAGACATGTAGTTAtactaacttctttaatttacatctaattataattaattttttctattgatGATTGATCTGATCTATCTAATTCAGTAGGTTATGTGTTTTAATTGAATCATCACATGATCTTTAGCCTATGTTTAGTTTAAAGAAATGGAAGAGATGTGAAAGtaaaaagagatgaaaaaagatgaaaaatttaaattaaagtagaatGTAGAGGTATAAGTTCTataccattttttaaaactcacaTCTCAAATTCACCCAAGGCAATTTAAACCAAACTACCTTAAAGTTAACCATATGCATAGAATGGTGCATtatgcatattatttttttatttcataatgaAAAATACATGAGGAAGACATGTTAAAgacatattattattactttctatttttcctttttttgggcTTTATACTaacattttattcaataatagtATAAACTTAACAGAtttcacacacatacacacacataatTGGTTTTTGTTTGCAATTTGCAGGTTTGGGTTAATTAACAAAATAGatagcatattaaaaaaatgtagaaatgAAGAATCGATGTTGTCAAAACCGATGTCGTATGGTGacttacaacatcaattttatcaaaatcgatgttgtaaggtgcaaaacaacatcggttttgccaAAATCAATGTTGCATTGAAcattacaacatcggttttgacagAACTAATGTTATAATCCAccatacaacatcggttttgatcAAAATCGATGTTGGTCAAAATCAATGTCGTAAACTAcattacaacatcggttttggtcaacattgatgttatttttgcatttttttgtatatttcttaCTATACGACAtcaattttcataaatattaatgTTGTATAGtagattttaacatcggttttcataaccgatgttaaaattgatacttTTAACGATGGTAGTTTTAACATCGATTcataatcgatgttgaaagtttGTAATAACTgatattaaaagtatattttctagtagtgaaaaCAATTTCAACACACTATAAAACTTTGAATTTCTAAATATTACCATAGTAAGATGtaagtttttttatgaaaagatatgttgtgcactaaaaatactataaaaaagTTTTTACTGTTATTCATTCACTACTCATTGTAatgataagtttattgacttttacattaattatcttaaaatcatACTAACAATGACTTTATTGATTGACAATGTGCTGTatcttaacttatttttttattgggatTATTTTGAGAAAGCTAAGTATATTGTTGGGGATATTTCCCTTGACCAAACCTAAAAATGACATTATGTTGAGAAAGCAATTCTATTATTCCTAAGTTAAAACATTACAACTAAATATATACTTAGTCAACTTAATTTCCCATACTGCTCATATTTCTGATAATgatgaaaattttaagaatGTAGTTTACTTAGGAAAAAACATTTCCTCACCAATAGCCactgttagaaatatttttagaatttaggGCTTTTATTCACGTATATGTATAGTTTCATCCATACATGTCGTCCAACAtatcaaagaatttaaaatcataatagaatataatttcccaatattattataatatattaacataaggactaactaatatatttaatttaagattattttttggtaactatttaaataaaggtatataaatatgtaaatttatttttaatagtttatatTGGAAAATTTATGCTGTTATTAGCATCAAATACTCCAAGAATTACATCATTGAATTCATACACACTCTGAATTTTGGAAGTTATCTCTGCCTTGCATaactatgattttttatatgattttagcaattcatattttcttttggcttagcaatatttaaataatataaataatataggaTTGTAATATGTTCTTAGACATAATGTATTGGTAAATACCAAATCATCTAATTTAATCCGAACCGCATCTTATTATCATGTTGGATTgaacctattttttttaagaaatcagTCTTCCAAACcacaagttattttaattttgaattaatcatATGACTTTTAATTAGTTCAAGTTGGATCTAAATGAAACCACAAACACCCCTAGTTGCTAGCTAAGTAGTGCCTCTGTCTACGAAACCCTAACTCCTTATAAGAGAGATTGCAAATGCAGGAGTGAGAGGTCAACAACAACGAGAGGGAAGTGGTAGAGGATGCCTAGCATTAGCGCCAATTGGAGAGGCCATCTGACAATGACGTAGATCGCACAGCTTGTCCAACGATGCTGTAAGTCATACAAAAACTCCATCATATTGCTAGATCACTTGGAGCTAGCGATCACGATTTATCCAAGAGGAACAATTTGGGCCACGAAATGATCACTTCAGAAGGAGTAAAGTGTTGGTGATCTCACgttaaatagtaaaataaacaaaataagatatataattttcattctatAAGCTAATTTTTGAAATCTAACTTAAGTTCAAATCGAAATTCTACAGGAGAAATATCCCTGGTATGATGTGTCAATAATAGCAATGCTTTTGCACGCAATTAAATAGCATGACGTGCATAATTCAATCATCTATCAAAGAGTTtcctttttataatattttaaaaaatagttaaaacgATCTATCAAAAGCTTAGTAATAAGtaaaactattaattaatgctgcattttctttttttctcccatCACAACTTACCTTTCATGGAAACTTCAATAAACTACTATTAAATTTCCATAAAATTAGAACCATAAGCGAGTGAAACGAGGTTTCTGTTCCAAACCCATCATGAGATTACGTCTAATTAATCTCCGTCCTTCTCCTCTCAGTTCTTATACACAGACTCTCTCTAACACACTCCCACATACTCCGTACATAAACTACAGGCACTACTAGCTAGGAATTAGGATAGAAAACAACGTAAGAATGTGCTTTAcacatacatgtatatatataagtatggtattagtatatatatgtgtatataaataCTGAGAGAAAAGTCAAAAGAGTAGTgagtgataatatatatatacatactagTCCGTATGTACGTACCTGGCGTTGCTATAATCAAAGAGCTTCCCGGTAGATGAGAAAACAATGAGACCAACCTCAGCATCGCATAGCACAGAAAGCTCTTCAGCTTTCTTGAACAGCCCTCGCCTCCTCTTAGAAAATGTTACTTGCCTCGCCGTTATGTTGTcgattttctttatctttatcttcgCCCTCgtcattttataaattagcTGCACAAAGctgagagtaaaaaaaaaacaactattttaattaaacacATTCTCTCACActtttctaaaaacaaaataacaatatatgCCATATATATaaggatatatcatatatatgggATGATAAACACTGGGTTCTTGCGTAActtagatagaaaaaaaaaaccctaataAAACACACACTGGCCAGTTTCAGATCTAGTTaaggggaagagaaaaaagaacctACTACCCAAAAGGAAGCTCGTGAGCATGCAAGGGTATGAGAGCTTTGGATTGGTGGGACCTCGTTGTCCTTTTTCATGAGAAGCCAAATTCGGATTGGTGGggtttgatttaaatttgttGATATATTTCACCCTAGTTGGAGCACTATCTCGATTTGTGAAAGGGGaaaattgaagaagaagaagaaaatgttacCAATCAGATATAGTAGTATCAAATAAAGGAACTAGAGAACGAGAACTCTGAGGAGTCAGGAACACAGCAAGAAAGAGAGacagaaaagagagagaaagaaagataacCTTGATTGGAAATGCTGGCTTGGTaacaagaaaggaaagaaacctTCCCTTAATAGGTAAACGTCGGactctttctatttttattactaattatacaatatactttctttttttaattattttttcttgccTGAAATtcgtttaaaataattaagatgacCATGACAAAATGGTCAAAGTTGGATAAGGATATTTCAAAAAACTAGGACAATCAATTCTAGGAAAACTGCCATTGGTTCTTTAGAGATAGATGTGAACGCGATCTCATATTTTTCGTTTTGtcttttacaattattttttgataaatatattttttatataaatttaaatttataataaataaatattttaaatttatgataaatacattatattatacttaaatatacttttatccATTATAATTCATGATTGTACAATTTTGCTgtaataacaaattttattgcACATTGAtcttcactttttttaaaat encodes the following:
- the LOC114408096 gene encoding MADS-box protein AGL24-like — its product is MTRAKIKIKKIDNITARQVTFSKRRRGLFKKAEELSVLCDAEVGLIVFSSTGKLFDYSNASINDIITIYNTHSHGVNKLGKPSLELQLEAGNSAKFSKEIVDRTQELSWLKDNDLQGLGLNELQQLEKTIEIGLDRVTEIKEKQIMSQISELQKKGNLLEEENKHLKKKLVETEMEAMLCEPEIPFMVDLDKRIMQEEGVSLDSTNNISSCINDPPPEDGSSDISLTLGLPFSN